From Paraflavitalea devenefica, the proteins below share one genomic window:
- the ggt gene encoding gamma-glutamyltransferase, protein MQKSNTYILLIAVLLYACSGSRTVIGPTKVNPYQYTIQKKITGTHGAVVSAHPLASEVGLAILKQGGNAVDAAIATQLALAVVYPAAGNIGGGGFFVAHLADGKNITLDYREKAPGKAHRDMYLDKNGNAITSLSLYGHLAAGVPGTVAGLFAAAPHGKLPFKKLVQPAIDLAEKGYAITADEAADLNRAQAAFIKYNTVTPAFVKATPWKAGDTLVQKDLANTLKRIRDKGQAGFYEGETARLIVEEMQRGNGIISYDDLKSYTAKERQPSIFDYKGYTIVTMPLPSSGGILLPQMMNMIANKPLKSYGFQTAQSVQLMTEVERRAYADRAKFLGDVDFFKVPVKTLTSDAYAKERMKDYDPSKAGSSTAVQAGIIPESEETTHLSVYDNSGNAVAVTTTLNGGYGSKTVVGGAGFLLNNEMDDFSVKPGVPNMYGAVGGDANAIVPGKRMLSSMTPTIVLKSGKPYLVVGTPGGTTITTSVFQTLVNILEFDMNADDAVNKPKFHHQWLPDSLLVEKDFPLSVREQLQQMGYKIKERSAIGRTEVIRILPDGSFEAVGDKRGDDHAAGY, encoded by the coding sequence ATGCAGAAAAGCAACACCTATATATTACTGATAGCAGTATTGTTGTATGCCTGTTCGGGCAGCCGGACAGTAATAGGTCCCACTAAAGTAAACCCTTATCAATACACCATACAGAAGAAGATAACGGGTACTCATGGCGCTGTTGTATCTGCCCATCCGCTGGCCAGTGAAGTGGGCCTGGCCATCCTGAAACAGGGCGGTAATGCTGTGGATGCCGCTATTGCTACGCAACTGGCGCTGGCAGTAGTATATCCCGCCGCCGGCAATATCGGTGGTGGCGGCTTCTTCGTAGCCCACCTGGCCGATGGCAAAAACATCACCTTAGACTACCGGGAAAAAGCGCCGGGTAAAGCGCACCGGGATATGTACCTCGATAAAAACGGCAATGCCATTACCTCCCTTAGCCTCTATGGTCACCTCGCGGCAGGTGTGCCGGGTACGGTAGCCGGTTTATTCGCTGCAGCCCCGCATGGTAAGTTGCCTTTTAAAAAACTGGTACAGCCCGCCATTGACCTGGCCGAAAAAGGATATGCCATTACAGCCGATGAAGCAGCAGACCTCAACCGCGCCCAGGCGGCATTCATCAAATACAATACCGTAACACCTGCCTTCGTAAAAGCCACTCCCTGGAAGGCCGGTGATACCCTGGTGCAAAAAGACCTGGCCAATACGTTAAAGCGCATACGCGATAAAGGACAGGCCGGCTTCTATGAAGGCGAAACAGCCCGGCTCATCGTGGAGGAAATGCAGCGTGGTAATGGCATCATCAGCTATGATGACCTGAAAAGTTATACTGCCAAAGAAAGACAGCCTTCCATCTTTGACTATAAAGGATACACCATCGTCACCATGCCCCTGCCCAGCAGCGGCGGCATTTTATTGCCCCAGATGATGAACATGATTGCCAACAAGCCCCTCAAAAGTTATGGCTTTCAAACAGCACAATCTGTACAGTTAATGACAGAAGTGGAACGCAGGGCCTATGCCGACAGGGCGAAATTCCTGGGCGATGTGGATTTCTTTAAAGTACCTGTCAAAACACTCACCAGTGATGCCTATGCAAAAGAAAGGATGAAAGACTATGATCCTTCCAAAGCAGGCAGCAGTACAGCCGTACAGGCAGGCATCATCCCGGAAAGTGAAGAGACTACCCACCTGAGCGTATACGATAACAGTGGCAATGCAGTAGCGGTGACCACCACCCTCAATGGTGGTTATGGCAGTAAAACAGTGGTAGGCGGCGCCGGGTTCCTGCTGAACAATGAAATGGACGACTTCAGTGTAAAGCCCGGCGTACCCAACATGTACGGGGCAGTAGGGGGTGATGCCAATGCGATTGTGCCCGGCAAACGTATGCTGAGCTCTATGACGCCCACCATCGTATTGAAAAGCGGTAAGCCTTACCTCGTAGTAGGTACCCCCGGCGGTACTACCATTACTACTTCGGTATTCCAAACACTCGTGAACATACTGGAATTTGATATGAATGCCGATGATGCCGTCAACAAACCCAAATTCCATCACCAATGGCTACCCGATTCTCTCCTGGTGGAAAAAGACTTTCCCCTATCCGTTCGCGAACAGTTGCAGCAGATGGGCTATAAGATCAAAGAACGCAGCGCCATCGGCCGCACAGAAGTCATCCGCATCTTACCCGATGGCTCTTTTGAAGCCGTAGGCGATAAACGGGGAGATGATCATGCGGCGGGGTATTGA
- a CDS encoding DUF1572 family protein, with the protein MSNSLGKEYLSATLKRLRYYKSLGERTFEQLAEKDFLYQPNTVSNSIAIIIRHLHGNMLSRWTNFLTEDGEKEWRKRDEEFGVTPLSRAQLMDLWQEGWSCFLGALESLTEEDLLKTITIRREPLIVIDAINRQLAHYPYHVGQIVYLGRLLKGDAWKNLSIEPGKSAEYNAGEGIKDPANIKP; encoded by the coding sequence ATGAGTAACTCGTTGGGAAAAGAATACTTATCAGCCACCCTCAAACGCCTGCGTTATTATAAATCCCTGGGCGAACGCACCTTCGAACAATTGGCCGAAAAAGACTTCCTATACCAGCCCAATACAGTTTCCAACAGCATTGCCATCATCATCCGGCACCTGCACGGGAACATGCTCAGCCGCTGGACCAATTTCCTCACAGAAGACGGAGAAAAAGAATGGCGTAAACGGGATGAAGAATTTGGCGTGACCCCACTTTCCCGGGCACAGCTCATGGACTTGTGGCAAGAGGGCTGGTCCTGTTTCCTCGGCGCCCTCGAATCTCTTACCGAAGAGGACCTGCTGAAGACCATTACCATCCGCCGGGAGCCGCTCATCGTTATAGATGCTATCAACCGCCAGTTGGCCCATTATCCCTATCATGTAGGGCAAATTGTATACCTCGGCCGCCTCCTCAAAGGCGATGCCTGGAAAAACCTCTCCATAGAACCCGGAAAATCAGCGGAGTACAATGCGGGAGAAGGGATCAAGGACCCGGCAAATATCAAACCTTAA
- a CDS encoding translocation/assembly module TamB domain-containing protein, which produces MLLVLIALILLAWLAVQTTPVQNWLVRQATKRLSRDLKTTVQIKHVDFALFNKMVLEGTLVKDLQQDTLLYAGALKVNITDWFFFKDRIELKYIGLQDAVIHLQRQDRIWNYRFLADYFSGPKDTTTKKGSINLDLKKVEFDNVSVLQRDGWRGEDMQFQFGKLDIDADKLDMQQRLIRINTLHINQPVFAIYNYKGNRPDSLRPKYVEETFVNDTNHLRWNPGKWDIAINEVILNKGTFKSDRQTDDALATHFDASHINFSDINATFKQVAFKQDSITLNMHLATRERSGLIVKKLDAQVRMHPEAMEFHKLDLQTNRSRLHNYFAMHYATFDDMGDFVSKVRMEADFNDADLDSDDIAFFAPAMRNWKKKIRISGKIKGPVENLTARKLIIEAGKNTYLNGNISIKGLPDINNTFIDFVANDFRTTYPDAITIIPQLKNVQQPRLDKLEYLQFKGNFTGFITDFVTYGTIRTNLGAIVSDLNMKFPEKGAPSYSGKLRTDSFHLGPFVDVAQIGKISFNGGVYGIGMKANSLNAKLDGVIRSLEVRGYNYQNITVKGTVAKRLFNGELTSDDPNLQFQLNGLVDFSKEIPEFNFDANIAKADLKNIKLLQDSVEVTGKFRFNFSGDNIDNFLGTARVYEASVFKKGNRISFDSLYVESKIMGANKVITVLSNEFDAALAGQFSIRDLPTAFRTFLHKYYPSYIKEGRTLQSDENFSFVVTTKKVDEYLDFFDKNLKGFNYSTVTGRINTKENMLDLNVEVPQFNYKNIAFYNVMLKGTGNLDSLTLENSIADVYINDSLHFPGSTINIRSSNDVSDITIKTSASQTLNSANIAARVQTMPKGVRIVFNESTFDVNGKNWVIDKNGELVLSEELVTADGVKIYSGDQEVLVTTQPSDIGNTNDIKVELKKINIGDFAPYVTKTTRLEGLLNATVDVMNPFGKIQVEMNGEADQFRLDNDSLGRIQLNANYNQRSGAVNFAAVSNNKDYVFDMKGVYNLLDSTNSKTPLDITGNFQDTKIDILEKYLSGVFKNITGLATGQLRITGPTDNLKYLGKVQLRDGQLRVNYTNVLYKIPAATFDFLEDRINFGSFAIKDEFGNTGTVSRGILKHRGFNDLDFDFAMNTNKLLVLATDGTGKDPFFGTVFAKVNMTLKDRLEDMKMDIRGEPADSSKLYIRSGSSKQSGETDYIVWKVYGREMQQVDAFKESNLSVTLDVTANNYINMYVIMDEATGDIIQAVGHGNLKMRARTDGEFSIIGRYDIDRGNYNFTFQSLLRKPFTLRPNAGNYIQWQGDPFGATIKIDAEYVAENVRFSDLGLDAFSLQSGTDNGGGINNNVRKYRGEVIVVASLKNKLMQPDISFQIEMPPGSPLKNDADALAILQRIQSDENELNKQVAFLIVFNSFGPLSTSSNQGALANLAFEGVVINSISGVLSNTLSKQFSNIFQKIFNDKSLKVNFNAQMYSGSNFIDNVNKNRLNIDRTNLNFNIGKSFLDERLTFTFGSALDFGLSSQQVQATQNLQFLPDITAEWKVRADGKVVLTFFYRDSYNYMSGVGARQNRSGASISYRHDFDRLGDIFRSERKRKEKAEQRQREKEASNTSTSATDSSSKQDTIGKN; this is translated from the coding sequence GTGCTGCTGGTACTGATCGCACTGATCTTACTGGCCTGGCTGGCCGTCCAAACTACTCCCGTCCAGAACTGGCTGGTACGCCAGGCCACCAAACGGCTCTCCAGGGACCTCAAGACTACCGTTCAGATCAAACATGTTGATTTTGCCTTATTCAACAAGATGGTGCTGGAAGGTACCCTCGTAAAAGACCTCCAGCAGGATACCCTGCTCTATGCCGGGGCCCTGAAAGTCAACATTACCGACTGGTTTTTCTTTAAAGACAGAATTGAGCTCAAATACATTGGCCTGCAGGATGCCGTCATTCACCTGCAACGGCAGGACCGCATTTGGAACTACCGCTTTCTGGCCGATTACTTCAGCGGCCCCAAAGACACCACCACCAAAAAAGGAAGCATCAACCTCGACCTGAAAAAGGTAGAGTTTGATAATGTGTCCGTCCTGCAACGCGATGGCTGGCGCGGCGAAGACATGCAATTTCAGTTTGGCAAACTGGACATTGATGCCGACAAGCTCGACATGCAGCAAAGGCTGATCCGGATCAACACCCTGCATATTAATCAGCCGGTATTTGCCATCTACAACTATAAAGGCAACCGCCCCGATTCACTGCGCCCCAAATACGTGGAAGAAACTTTTGTCAATGACACCAATCACCTGCGCTGGAACCCCGGCAAGTGGGATATCGCCATTAATGAAGTTATTCTCAATAAGGGGACCTTTAAAAGCGACCGGCAAACAGACGATGCACTCGCCACCCATTTTGATGCCAGCCACATCAACTTCAGCGATATCAATGCCACCTTCAAACAGGTAGCTTTCAAACAGGATTCCATTACGCTCAATATGCACCTCGCTACCCGCGAGCGCAGTGGCCTGATCGTGAAAAAACTGGATGCCCAGGTACGCATGCATCCCGAAGCCATGGAATTCCATAAGCTTGACCTGCAAACGAACCGTAGCCGCCTGCACAACTACTTCGCCATGCACTACGCTACTTTTGATGATATGGGCGACTTTGTTTCGAAGGTCCGGATGGAAGCAGACTTTAATGACGCAGACCTGGACAGTGACGACATTGCCTTCTTTGCACCGGCCATGCGAAACTGGAAAAAGAAGATACGCATCAGCGGAAAGATAAAAGGACCGGTAGAGAACCTTACAGCCCGCAAACTCATCATTGAAGCAGGTAAGAACACCTACCTCAATGGTAATATCAGCATTAAAGGTTTGCCCGATATCAACAACACTTTCATTGACTTTGTAGCCAATGATTTCAGGACTACCTATCCGGATGCCATTACCATCATACCCCAGTTAAAGAATGTACAGCAACCGAGACTGGACAAACTGGAATACCTCCAATTCAAAGGCAACTTCACTGGTTTCATTACCGACTTTGTGACCTATGGTACCATACGCACCAACCTGGGCGCCATTGTCAGTGACCTCAACATGAAATTTCCCGAAAAAGGAGCCCCCTCCTATTCCGGTAAGCTGCGCACCGACAGTTTCCACCTGGGCCCCTTTGTTGACGTGGCACAGATAGGAAAGATCAGTTTCAATGGAGGCGTGTATGGGATTGGTATGAAGGCCAACAGCCTTAATGCCAAATTGGATGGCGTTATCAGGTCGCTGGAGGTAAGAGGCTACAACTATCAGAACATTACGGTCAAAGGAACAGTGGCCAAGCGCTTGTTCAATGGAGAACTCACTTCTGACGATCCCAACCTGCAATTCCAATTGAATGGTCTGGTTGACTTCAGTAAGGAAATACCAGAGTTTAATTTCGACGCCAATATTGCGAAGGCCGACCTTAAAAATATTAAACTCCTGCAGGACAGTGTAGAGGTAACCGGTAAATTCCGTTTTAATTTCAGTGGCGACAATATTGATAACTTCCTCGGTACAGCCCGTGTATATGAAGCATCTGTTTTCAAAAAAGGGAACCGCATATCTTTCGACTCCTTGTATGTAGAGTCTAAGATCATGGGCGCCAATAAAGTCATCACGGTACTCAGCAATGAATTTGATGCGGCCCTGGCAGGCCAGTTCTCCATCCGCGATCTGCCCACCGCCTTCCGCACCTTCCTGCATAAATACTATCCCAGCTATATCAAAGAGGGACGTACCCTGCAGTCGGATGAGAATTTCAGCTTTGTGGTCACCACCAAAAAAGTGGATGAATACCTCGATTTCTTTGATAAAAACCTCAAAGGTTTCAACTACAGCACCGTTACAGGCCGTATCAATACCAAAGAAAACATGCTCGACCTGAATGTGGAAGTGCCGCAGTTCAACTACAAGAACATTGCCTTCTACAATGTGATGCTCAAGGGCACTGGTAACCTGGACAGCCTCACCCTGGAAAACTCTATTGCAGATGTTTACATCAATGACAGCCTGCATTTCCCGGGTTCTACCATCAACATCCGTTCGTCTAATGATGTTTCAGACATCACCATAAAAACCAGCGCCAGCCAAACATTGAACTCCGCCAATATCGCCGCCCGTGTGCAAACCATGCCCAAAGGCGTGCGCATCGTTTTCAATGAATCCACCTTCGACGTGAATGGTAAGAACTGGGTGATTGATAAGAACGGGGAACTGGTATTGAGCGAAGAGCTGGTAACAGCCGACGGGGTGAAGATATACAGCGGCGACCAGGAAGTGCTGGTCACCACCCAGCCATCAGACATTGGCAATACCAACGATATCAAGGTAGAACTGAAGAAGATCAATATTGGCGACTTCGCGCCCTACGTTACCAAAACAACCCGGCTGGAAGGATTACTCAATGCCACCGTAGATGTAATGAACCCATTCGGAAAGATACAGGTAGAAATGAATGGGGAGGCCGATCAGTTCAGGCTGGATAACGACTCACTGGGCAGGATACAACTCAATGCCAACTACAACCAACGCAGCGGCGCGGTGAACTTTGCCGCCGTATCCAACAATAAGGATTACGTTTTTGATATGAAAGGGGTATACAACCTGCTGGACAGTACCAACAGCAAAACCCCGCTGGATATTACCGGCAATTTCCAGGACACTAAGATAGACATCCTCGAAAAATACCTGTCGGGCGTATTCAAAAACATTACCGGCCTGGCTACCGGACAGCTAAGGATCACCGGCCCTACCGACAATTTAAAATACCTCGGCAAGGTGCAGTTGCGCGACGGACAGCTACGGGTAAACTATACCAATGTGCTGTACAAGATACCGGCAGCTACTTTTGATTTCCTGGAAGACCGTATCAACTTTGGCTCCTTTGCTATCAAAGATGAGTTTGGCAATACAGGTACAGTTAGCCGTGGCATTTTAAAGCACCGGGGATTTAATGACCTCGACTTTGACTTTGCCATGAACACCAATAAACTGCTGGTGCTGGCTACCGACGGTACAGGAAAAGATCCCTTCTTTGGTACGGTGTTCGCCAAGGTGAACATGACACTCAAAGACAGGCTGGAGGATATGAAGATGGACATCAGGGGCGAACCGGCCGATAGCTCCAAACTCTACATCCGTTCCGGCAGTTCCAAACAAAGCGGGGAAACAGACTACATCGTATGGAAGGTATATGGCCGTGAAATGCAGCAAGTAGATGCCTTTAAAGAAAGCAACCTGAGCGTAACACTCGATGTGACCGCCAATAACTACATCAACATGTACGTAATCATGGATGAGGCCACCGGCGATATCATCCAGGCCGTTGGCCATGGCAATCTTAAAATGAGGGCCCGTACCGATGGAGAATTCTCCATCATCGGCCGGTACGATATTGATAGGGGTAATTACAATTTCACCTTCCAGTCGCTCCTGCGCAAACCTTTTACCCTGCGCCCCAATGCAGGCAACTATATACAATGGCAGGGCGATCCCTTTGGGGCCACCATAAAGATAGATGCTGAATACGTGGCAGAAAATGTACGCTTCAGCGACCTGGGGCTGGATGCATTTTCCCTGCAGTCGGGCACCGATAACGGTGGCGGCATCAACAACAACGTGCGTAAATACCGGGGAGAGGTAATCGTAGTGGCCAGCCTTAAAAACAAACTGATGCAGCCCGACATCAGTTTCCAGATAGAAATGCCACCGGGTAGTCCACTGAAAAATGATGCAGATGCACTCGCTATCCTGCAACGTATCCAAAGCGACGAGAATGAGTTGAACAAACAGGTAGCCTTCCTCATTGTATTCAACAGCTTTGGTCCCTTGTCTACCTCCAGCAACCAGGGCGCCCTGGCCAACCTCGCCTTTGAAGGAGTGGTCATCAACAGCATTTCCGGTGTGCTCTCCAACACCCTTAGCAAACAGTTCTCCAACATCTTCCAGAAAATATTCAACGACAAGAGCCTTAAGGTCAACTTCAATGCACAGATGTACAGCGGGTCCAACTTCATTGACAATGTAAACAAGAACAGGCTCAATATAGACCGTACGAACCTGAACTTCAATATTGGTAAAAGCTTCCTCGATGAACGGCTGACCTTCACCTTTGGCAGTGCTCTCGACTTTGGCCTCAGCTCCCAACAGGTACAGGCTACGCAGAACCTGCAATTCCTGCCGGATATCACAGCCGAATGGAAAGTAAGGGCCGATGGTAAAGTAGTGCTCACCTTCTTCTACCGCGATTCCTATAACTATATGAGTGGAGTGGGCGCCCGTCAGAACCGCTCAGGCGCCAGTATCAGCTACCGGCACGACTTTGACCGCCTGGGTGACATTTTCCGCAGCGAACGGAAAAGAAAAGAGAAAGCCGAACAAAGGCAACGGGAGAAAGAAGCCAGCAATACTTCCACTTCTGCAACAGACAGCAGCAGCAAACAGGATACGATAGGAAAGAATTAA
- a CDS encoding DUF3800 domain-containing protein — MHLLYLDDSGSVNNPKEEYVVLGGISIYETQGYYLSNELDKIAQSIDPRNYSNIEFHASEIFSRRNSPWDKLSKEEAQGVIKAVLKVLANSSNSTYAFACAIHKGSFTGNHSLNLAFEDLCQRFDIYLSKLNAEGERQKGLLILDESSHETTLQGLAKNFRTIGTQWGSIRHLADTPFFVNSKASRIIQLADHVAYAVFRRYNTGDAQYFDIIAHKFFQTDGVFHGLAHKQKQNHQCMCQACFSRRLAG; from the coding sequence ATGCATCTTCTGTATTTAGATGATTCTGGTTCAGTCAATAATCCTAAGGAAGAATATGTTGTTTTAGGAGGCATCTCAATTTATGAAACGCAAGGCTATTACCTATCTAATGAATTAGATAAAATAGCACAAAGTATAGACCCCAGGAATTATTCCAACATAGAATTTCATGCTTCTGAAATCTTCTCTCGCAGAAATAGCCCTTGGGACAAATTAAGTAAAGAGGAAGCCCAGGGTGTAATAAAAGCTGTACTGAAAGTTCTGGCAAATTCTTCCAATAGTACATATGCTTTTGCCTGTGCAATCCATAAAGGTTCATTTACAGGAAATCATTCGCTGAATTTAGCTTTTGAAGATTTGTGTCAACGATTTGATATTTATTTATCAAAGTTGAATGCAGAAGGAGAACGGCAAAAGGGATTATTAATTTTGGATGAGAGTTCTCATGAAACCACTTTACAAGGATTAGCTAAGAATTTTAGAACAATAGGTACACAATGGGGAAGTATAAGACACTTAGCGGATACTCCGTTTTTTGTTAATTCCAAGGCTTCCAGAATAATCCAACTCGCAGATCACGTAGCATATGCAGTTTTCAGAAGATACAATACCGGTGATGCACAATACTTTGATATTATCGCTCACAAATTTTTCCAGACTGATGGTGTTTTTCACGGACTTGCTCATAAACAAAAACAAAACCATCAGTGCATGTGCCAGGCATGCTTTAGTAGAAGATTAGCTGGTTAA